A single region of the Aquarana catesbeiana isolate 2022-GZ linkage group LG07, ASM4218655v1, whole genome shotgun sequence genome encodes:
- the LOC141103881 gene encoding voltage-gated potassium channel KCNC1-like, protein MDSSSRRMVINVGGVRFETFASTLLTFPGTKLSTLAELSPSETGNYDPQRNEFFFDRNPEVFGYILDYYRTKHLHCSGNMCRAVLKEELAFWEVSFAQLSHCCWLNIYNKSQAMEDVSSWDQMGPSDEPILLQTDRVDRSWRGRWQPKVWNLFHKPYSSLAAMGVTAISLLFIIGAIIIYFEETKPHFSHVQNKSHSSEYDPLVHMEVVFEIPSYLFYLELFCVFWFGLELSTRLFFCPNRKKFLKSPLNWVDFLSLFPVFVELMARGPIEKTDNVWKVLGLIRIVYILKLFRLVRLMESSLVLRVLSGTLRAITREIFILMLILALECLLFAALAFHLEWSSIGGDQHRHELFEDIYGCCWWAIITLTTVGYGDIYPITTAGRIVASLAAISGILTIVLPIPILMIKFQHYYSIALAKEKLKLQQTW, encoded by the exons ATGGACTCCTCATCCAGGCGTATGGTTATTAATGTCGGAGGAGTCAGATTTGAAACCTTTGCCAGCACACTGCTCACCTTCCCGGGTACAAAACTGTCCACCTTGGCTGAGCTCAGTCCCAGTGAAACAGGCAACTATGATCCTCAGCGCAATGAGTTCTTCTTCGACCGGAACCCTGAGGTGTTTGGATATATATTGGACTATTACAGGACGAAGCATCTCCATTGCTCTGGTAACATGTGTAGAGCGGTGCTCAAGGAGGAACTGGCCTTCTGGGAGGTGAGCTTCGCTCAGCTGTCTCACTGCTGCTGGCTGAACATCTACAACAAGTCCCAAGCCATGGAAGACGTCAGCTCCTGGGATCAGATGGGTCCCAGCGATGAGCCGATTCTATTGCAGACAGACAGAGTGGACCGCAGCTGGAGAGGACGATGGCAGCCCAAAGTCTGGAACCTCTTCCACAAGCCATACTCTTCCCTGGCAGCAATG GGTGTCACTGCCATCTCCCTCCTCTTCATCATTGGAGCCATCATCATCTACTTTGAAGAGACAAAGCCACATTTCTCACATGTACAGAACAAGTCTCACTCTTCAGAATATGACCCTTTAGTCCATATGGAGGTGGTGTTTGAGATCCCATCTTACCTCTTCTACCTGGAACTGTTTTGTGTGTTCTGGTTCGGGTTGGAGCTCAGTACACGTTTATTCTTCTGCCCCAACAGGAAGAAGTTCCTGAAGAGTCCTCTGAACTGGGTGgactttctttccctctttcctgTCTTTGTTGAGCTGATGGCCAGAGGCCCGATTGAGAAGACAGACAATGTCTGGAAGGTCCTGGGATTGATACGGATTGTCTACATCCTTAAACTGTTCAGACTTGTCCGTCTGATGGAGAGCAGCCTTGTCCTGAGGGTTCTGTCTGGGACTCTGAGAGCCATCACCCGCGAGATCTTCATCCTCATGCTGATCCTAGCCTTGGAATGTCTTTTATTTGCTGCTTTGGCCTTCCATTTAGAATGGTCCAGTATAGGAGGCGATCAGCATAGACACGAACTCTTCGAGGATATCTATGGCTGCTGCTGGTGGGCCatcattacactgaccactgtggGTTACGGCGATATTTATCCCATCACCACGGCAGGCCGCATAGTAGCCAGCCTGGCCGCCATTTCTGGAATTCTGACCATTGTGTTGCCCATTCCGATTTTAATGATTAAGTTTCAGCATTATTATTCCATCGCTCTGGCCAAAGAGAAGCTGAAACTCCAGCAAACGTGGTAG